In a single window of the Acyrthosiphon pisum isolate AL4f unplaced genomic scaffold, pea_aphid_22Mar2018_4r6ur Scaffold_21504;HRSCAF=24140, whole genome shotgun sequence genome:
- the LOC107883859 gene encoding putative uncharacterized protein DDB_G0282133: protein MTEAVVSGKDTCCLFINNGNDLLTLKKVVSEKTDKDGEIQKLNKSIDTNGSESNTDRNITIGSICTQEDRESETIYITNENSNEADVNNSEKDIQKKKMTEAVVSGKDTCCLFINNGNDLLTLKKVVSEKTDKDGEIQKLNKSIDTNGSESNTVCNITIGSICTQEDSESETINTTNENSNEADVNNSEKDIQVTSIKCQDDPYSPSGSPYDSDSHNLQNDYTELNNIGSPASNFNISRRAPIHSQNDLDTTFEDNHFLPKKEILNNERKRKFETMAAQDQKSTKILKLWNLMKYPFQKITSGTSIRENKSNISIPEIITEPELAVCKNTEETEKKNTQHNFEADDGIEDTSINVNTQPICNIM from the exons atgactgaAGCTGTGGTTAGTGGAAAAGATACCTGCTGCTTATTCATTAACAATGGTAATGATTTGttgactttaaaaaaagttgtatccGAAAAAACAGACAAAGACGGTGAGATACAAAAGCTTAATAAATCTATAGACACTAATGGCAGTGAATCAAATACAGACCGTAATATTACTATCGGTTCAATTTGCACCCAAGAAGATCGTGAGTCAGAAACTATTTATATCACTAATGAAAATTCAAATGAAGCAGATGTAAATAACAGTGAAAAAGATATTCAA aaaaaaaaaatgactgaagCTGTTGTGAGTGGAAAAGATACCTGCTGCTTATTCATTAACAATGGTAATGATTTGttgactttaaaaaaagttgtatccGAAAAAACAGACAAAGACGGTGAGATACAAAAGCTTAATAAATCTATAGACACTAATGGCAGTGAATCAAATACAGTCTGTAATATTACTATCGGTTCAATTTGCACCCAAGAAGATAGTGAGTCAGAAACTATTAATACCACTAATGAAAATTCAAATGAAGCAGATGTAAATAACAGTGAAAAAGATATTCAA GTAACTTCGATCAAATGCCAAGATGATCCATATTCTCCGAGTGGTTCTCCATATGATAGTGATTCACATAATTTGCAAAACGATTAtacagaattaaataatattgggtCACCTGCTTCTAACTTTAATATATCAAGAAGAGCACCGATACATTCTCAGAACGATTTAGATACTACATTTGAGGATAATCATTTTTTAccgaaaaaagaaatattaaataatgagcgAAAACGAAAATTTGAAACTATGGCAGCACAAGATCAGAAGTCTACTAAGATACTCAAACTTTGGAACTTGATGAAGTATccttttcaaaaaataacatCTGGTACTTCAATAAGggaaaacaaatcaaatatttctatACCGGAAATCATAACTGAGCCCGAGTTGGCTGTTTGTAAGAACACTGaagaaactgaaaaaaaaaacactcaacaCAATTTTGAGGCCGATGATGGAATTGAGGATACTTCAATAAATGTGAACACACAACCAATCTGTAACATAATGTAA